TGGTTGGTGATCCATTTGGGATCCATCTGAGCCTGATTCTGGCTGTCGGTTCCTTTTCTCTTGTTGTATTCCTCCATATGCTGTTTGTCGTAGAGGAACTTCTGATACTGCTGGAAGACGTGGGCCGCGGTGAGTGCCCATCCGTCCCTGCTGATGAAGAAATATGTCGCTACGTTGGAACTCAGGCTTCCATCCACGGTGCGGGTGGAGACCACCAGCGGGTGGGTGAACTTCATTGCTGTCTCACAGGCTTTAGCGAACATGTTTGACCCGAATGCTTTTCTGTTATTAGATTGTGTCCCGTTTTCCGTTAACCGCGCATATTCAGGGACCGAGACATCCTATCGGCACGACCAGAACACCGTTGTCAGTCACGGATACGTATCCGGTAGAGATCAACACCATCATGAAGGACGGTTCCCTGCCGCCGTTTTCTACCACGAGGTCCCGCAGTCTGAGGAGGTTGCTTTCCCCTTCAGGGATGTCTCCTGCCCCCATCTTCACCTCTATCGCACCCCATCTGCCGTCACGGAGCTCCACAATGGTATCCACCTCTAGATCGTTGGAGTCATGATAATGTCTGACTTTACCTCCGAGAGGTTCCGCGTAGACCCTGAGATCCCTTACGCAGAGGGATTCGAAGAAGAATCCGAAGGTCTTCATATCGGACATCAGTCTCCTGCCGTCAAGGCCGAGAGCGGCTGCGGCGAGGGATGGGTCCACCAGATGTCTCTTAGGGGTGGCCCTTATCGCTGTCTTCGATCTTACATTATGCGACCATGCGGGCACATCTTCGATGATGAACAGTCTGGTGAGCGAATCGATGTATTCCTCGACGGTGGTCTGGGATACCAAACGATCGCTGGAAATAACATCCTGGATGATCGATTTCATGGATGCCATGGTAGAGACGTTCCTGGCGTAGGAACGCATCAGCCGATCCACCGCCTCTATGTTCTTCTTCTTGCCGTCAACTTTGAACACATCAATCCCGATTGTGGCGTTATAGTAGTTCATGACCACATCCTGAGCATACTCACGGTCTATCCGCACACTTCTCGGCCAACCGCCTCTGATTGTCAGATACGCTATGTCGGACAGTGTATGCTTGGATTTCCCTGAAATGTCGTGATGGCCATCGAAGAGTGACTCGAGGGATACGGAACCGTTCGAGTCTCCTGATTCGAATAGTGACATCGGACGCATACGCATAGGCGCAATCCTATCTACTCCGGAATGACTGTATCCATCTTCCTTAGGAACGGATGATCCTGTGAGGATGAATTCTCCCATCGAATCACTGAT
The sequence above is a segment of the methanogenic archaeon ISO4-H5 genome. Coding sequences within it:
- a CDS encoding ATPase, giving the protein MRMRPMSLFESGDSNGSVSLESLFDGHHDISGKSKHTLSDIAYLTIRGGWPRSVRIDREYAQDVVMNYYNATIGIDVFKVDGKKKNIEAVDRLMRSYARNVSTMASMKSIIQDVISSDRLVSQTTVEEYIDSLTRLFIIEDVPAWSHNVRSKTAIRATPKRHLVDPSLAAAALGLDGRRLMSDMKTFGFFFESLCVRDLRVYAEPLGGKVRHYHDSNDLEVDTIVELRDGRWGAIEVKMGAGDIPEGESNLLRLRDLVVENGGREPSFMMVLISTGYVSVTDNGVLVVPIGCLGP